Proteins co-encoded in one Malus sylvestris chromosome 7, drMalSylv7.2, whole genome shotgun sequence genomic window:
- the LOC126630582 gene encoding probable serine/threonine-protein kinase At1g01540, with amino-acid sequence MSLYDAAFVNSQLSKPTSIFGLRLWVVIGILVGSLIVLILFLLSLCLTSRHRSRAHKANPKPTAADLPPTPVKSKEIQEIVNDLHVEIGKPEHRVVVYSDRASSGESRGTLNSGCETASFGSGNVVGPEVSHLGWGRWYTLRELEAATNGLCEENVIGEGGYGIVYSGILSDGSKVAVKNLLNNRGQAEKEFKVEVEAIGRVRHKNLVRLLGYCVEGAYRMLVYEYVDNGNLDQWLHGDVGEVSPLTWDIRMNIILGTAKGLAYLHEGLEPKVVHRDVKSSNILIDRQWNPKVSDFGLAKLLCSENSYVTTRVMGTFGYVAPEYACTGMLNEKSDVYSFGILIMELISGRSPVDYSRPQGEVNLVEWLKTMVGKRKAEDVVDPKLPEKPASKALKRALLVALRCVDPDATKRPKMGHVIHMLEADDLLFRDERQPGRDAS; translated from the exons ATGTCGTTGTACGACGCGGCGTTTGTGAACTCGCAGCTCTCGAAACCGACATCAATCTTCGGGCTCCGTCTCTGGGTCGTCATTGGAATCCTTGTCGGTTCTCTGATAGTCCTgatcctcttcctcctctcccTCTGCCTCACCTCCCGTCATCGCTCCCGGGCCCACAAGGCCAATCCCAAGCCCACCGCCGCCGACTTGCCCCCTACTCCAGTCAAATCGAAGGAAATCCAGGAAATCGTCAACGACCTCCACGTCGAGATCGGGAAGCCGGAGCACCGGGTGGTGGTGTATTCGGACCGGGCGTCGAGCGGGGAGAGCAGGGGGACATTGAATAGCGGGTGCGAGACGGCGTCGTTTGGGAGCGGGAATGTGGTGGGGCCGGAGGTGTCGCATCTGGGTTGGGGGAGATGGTACACTCTGAGGGAGCTGGAGGCGGCGACGAATGGGTTGTGTGAGGAGAATGTGATTGGGGAAGGAGGGTATGGGATTGTTTACAGTGGGATTCTCAGTGACGGGAGTAAAGTTGCTGTCAAGAACTTGTTGAATAACAG GGGTCAAGCAGAGAAGGAATTTAAAGTGGAGGTGGAAGCAATTGGGCGTGTGAGACACAAAAATCTTGTAAGATTACTTGGATACTGTGTTGAGGGTGCATACAG GATGCTTGTGTATGAGTACGTTGACAATGGCAATCTGGATCAGTGGCTTCATGGGGATGTTGGTGAAGTCAGCCCGCTAACATGGGATATCCGTATGAATATTATACTGGGAACAGCAAAAGG GTTGGCCTATCTTCATGAGGGTCTTGAACCAAAGGTTGTTCATCGAGATGTGAAATCTAGCAACATACTAATTGATCGCCAGTGGAACCCCAAAGTATCTGATTTTGGGCTTGCTAAGCTCCTGTGCTCCGAGAACAGTTATGTGACAACTCGAGTGATGGGAACATTTGG TTATGTTGCACCGGAATATGCTTGCACTGGAATGCTGAACGAGAAGAGTGATGTTTATAGctttggaatacttattatgGAGCTTATATCCGGGAGAAGCCCCGTTGATTATAGTCGACCACAAGGAGAG GTGAATCTAGTTGAATGGTTAAAAACCATGGTTGGGAAACGAAAAGCAGAGGATGTGGTTGATCCCAAGCTGCCCGAGAAGCCTGCTTCAAAAGCACTTAAACGTGCTCTGTTGGTTGCTCTTCGATGTGTTGATCCTGATGCCACAAAAAGGCCAAAAATGGGACATGTGATCCACATGCTCGAGGCTGATGACTTGCTATTCCGTGAT GAACGCCAGCCTGGTAGAGATGCGTCCTGA
- the LOC126627913 gene encoding mitogen-activated protein kinase homolog MMK2, producing MESGATPASDHNIRGVPTHGGRYVQYNVYGNLFEVSRKYVPPIRPVGRGAYGIVCAAVNAETREEVAIKKIGNAFDNRIDAKRTLREIKLLRHMDHENVIAIKDIIRPPQKENFNDVYIVYELMDTDLHQIIRSNQPLNDDHCRYFLYQLLRGLKYVHSAGVLHRDLKPSNLLMNANCDLKIGDFGLARTTSETDFMTEYVVTRWYRAPELLLNCSEYTAAIDIWSVGCILGEIMNRKPLFPGKDYVHQLRLITELLGSPDDSSLGFLRSDNARRYVRQLPQYPKRSFSLGFPDMSPSAIDLLEKMLIFDPNRRITVDEALCHPYLAPLHDINEEPVCPMPFNFDFEQPSFTEENIKELIWRESVRFNPDPIQ from the exons ATGGAGTCCGGCGCTACTCCGGCTAGTGACCACAACATCAGAGGGGTGCCGACCCACGGCGGACGCTACGTTCAGTACAATGTGTATGGCAACCTCTTTGAAGTTTCCAGGAAGTATGTCCCGCCCATTAGGCCCGTCGGCAGAGGGGCTTATGGTATCGTCTG TGCTGCTGTCAACGCTGAGACTCGTGAGGAGGTTGCCATTAAGAAGATTGGTAATGCATTTGACAACAGAATAGATGCCAAAAGGACTTTACGAGAAATTAAACTTCTTCGGCACATGGATCatgaaaat GTTATTGCCATCAAAGACATCATACGGCCTCCACAGAAGGAGAACTTCAATGATgtctacattgtttatgaattAATGGACACTGATCTTCATCAGATTATACGGTCCAACCAACCATTAAATGATGATCATTGTCGG TACTTTCTGTACCAGTTGTTACGAGGGCTCAAATATGTACATTCAGCAGGTGTTTTACATCGTGATTTAAAGCCCAGCAATTTGCTCATGAATGCAAATTGTGACCTTAAGATTGGAGATTTTGGTCTCGCAAGGACAACATCCGAAACTGATTTCATGACTGAGTATGTTGTTACTCGTTGGTACCGTGCACCTGAATTGCTGCTTAATTGTTCGGAGTACACAGCAGCAATCGATATATGGTCTGTAGGTTGCATTCTAGGTGAAATCATGAACAGAAAACCCCTATTCCCTGGCAAAGATTATGTACATCAGCTGAGACTCATAACAGAG CTCTTAGGCTCACCTGATGACTCCAGCCTTGGATTTTTACGAAGTGATAATGCTCGAAGATATGTTCGACAACTACCTCAGTACCCAAAGCGGAGCTTCTCTCTTGGGTTTCCTGATATGTCTCCTAGCGCTATAGATTTGCTAGAGAAGATGCTTATCTTTGACCCAAACAGGCGTATTACAG TTGATGAGGCTCTTTGCCACCCATACTTGGCGCCTCTTCATGATATAAACGAGGAGCCTGTCTGCCCAATGCCtttcaattttgattttgaGCAACCTTCGTTTACTGAAGAGAATATCAAGGAGCTCATCTGGAGAGAGTCCGTAAGGTTCAATCCGGATCCTATTCAATGA
- the LOC126627914 gene encoding protein BPS1, chloroplastic-like, translating into MSRPQEPHRPFFHFGNPFKMIAPKGSQLSPRLLGLLNTFEETLAGRLRKLNPKDKDDVLSLSWMKLAMESLCGTHNDIKSLIAEIDLPVSNWDEKWIDVYLDISVKLLDVCIAFSSEISRLNQGHLYLQCVLHNLDSTSSDQFIRARSSLDGWRHHIGSTNPRVENCSTILDKLVESLDLPKVKNSAKGKLLMRAMYGVKVLTVSVCSVFAAAFSGSAKKLLDLNVAETYLWAQAFNDLQGNVNGEIRNVFSSGRVMVLKELEAVDDVVKELYPKIQDGVGLTEGNTFKNSVSDLDRKAQKLSQGLDLLTKEVDGFFQILLAGRDTLLSKLRSGGSVSERMLTGNVEGRLVR; encoded by the coding sequence ATGAGTCGTCCACAAGAACCACACCGACCGTTCTTCCATTTCGGAAATCCCTTTAAGATGATTGCACCAAAGGGTTCCCAGCTGTCTCCAAGGCTTCTTGGACTGTTGAACACTTTTGAGGAAACATTAGCTGGGAGGCTAAGAAAGCTTAACCCAAAAGACAAGGATGATGTCCTCAGCTTGTCATGGATGAAATTAGCTATGGAGTCTCTCTGTGGAACTCATAATGACATAAAATCTCTCATAGCTGAAATCGATCTCCCTGTGAGTAACTGGGATGAGAAATGGATTGATGTGTACTTGGACATCAGTGTGAAGTTGCTCGATGTATGCATTGCTTTTAGCTCTGAGATCTCACGTTTAAACCAGGGGCATCTTTATCTTCAATGCGTCTTGCATAATTTGGATTCAACTTCTTCGGACCAATTTATTCGGGCCCGTTCTTCACTTGATGGATGGAGGCATCATATTGGTTCAACAAACCCCAGAGTTGAGAACTGCAGCACCATTTTGGACAAGCTTGTGGAATCCCTTGACCTTCCGAAGGTTAAGAACTCAGCAAAAGGGAAACTTTTGATGCGTGCTATGTATGGAGTTAAGGTGTTGACAGTATCTGTTTGTAGTGTCTTTGCTGCCGCCTTTTCTGGTTCCGCAAAGAAGTTGTTAGACTTGAATGTTGCAGAGACATATTTGTGGGCACAAGCGTTTAACGATTTACAGGGTAATGTAAATGGGGAAATTAGAAATGTATTTTCTAGTGGAAGAGTCATGGTACTGAAAGAGCTGGAAGCAGTTGATGATGTTGTTAAGGAACTGTATCCCAAGATCCAAGATGGCGTTGGCCTCACTGAAGGGAACACATTCAAGAATTCTGTTTCAGACCTGGACAGGAAGGCGCAGAAACTTTCTCAAGGGCTAGATCTTCTTACAAAAGAAGTGGATGGCTTTTTCCAAATCCTTTTAGCAGGACGTGATACATTGCTTTCCAAACTAAGATCAGGTGGATCAGTCTCAGAACGGATGCTGACGGGAAATGTGGAAGGTCGGTTGGTGAGATGA